From Fundidesulfovibrio terrae, a single genomic window includes:
- a CDS encoding FlgO family outer membrane protein, producing MKPYAWILLLLASACAPMANGEMGQLFHDVGSSMPWSGSKPDMNEYYPQAAREMAGELDAQLAPRLGFDGTTTRGLQWVIVTTPSDLDNMGQASPLSRAMAEQLGSALTARGYYVQEIRKTSEVVFNKSQGEFMLSRNARELATRKFQGTLVVAGTYSATPYGVRFNIEVMDARNNDVLAKSSRVLPMSRPVAYLMEQQTPGQSNIRPTVATVPGAADPGPTYQQPGDWRTTRQKIPNFLVPQ from the coding sequence ATGAAACCATACGCATGGATACTCCTTCTGCTGGCAAGCGCCTGCGCCCCCATGGCCAACGGCGAAATGGGCCAACTCTTCCACGACGTGGGGTCGTCCATGCCCTGGAGCGGCAGCAAGCCGGACATGAACGAGTACTACCCCCAGGCCGCGCGCGAGATGGCGGGCGAACTGGACGCGCAGCTGGCCCCGCGACTGGGCTTCGACGGCACCACCACGCGCGGGCTGCAATGGGTCATCGTCACCACGCCCTCGGACTTGGACAACATGGGCCAGGCTTCCCCCCTGTCCCGGGCAATGGCCGAACAGCTGGGCTCGGCGCTTACCGCTCGCGGATATTACGTCCAGGAGATCAGGAAGACTTCGGAGGTGGTGTTCAACAAGAGCCAGGGCGAGTTCATGCTCTCGCGCAACGCCCGCGAACTGGCCACCCGCAAGTTCCAGGGAACCCTGGTGGTGGCGGGAACCTATTCGGCCACGCCCTACGGCGTGCGCTTCAACATCGAGGTCATGGATGCGCGCAACAACGACGTGCTGGCCAAGTCCAGCCGGGTGCTGCCCATGAGCCGCCCCGTGGCCTACCTCATGGAGCAGCAGACGCCCGGCCAGAGCAACATCCGCCCCACCGTGGCCACCGTGCCCGGCGCGGCCGACCCCGGCCCCACCTACCAGCAGCCCGGCGACTGGCGAACCACGCGGCAGAAGATTCCCAACTTCCTGGTGCCGCAGTAG